CCTTCGGTCGAGTGTGAACATGCCCAGGCAGTAGAATTCCGTGGATTCCTTAGATTTGAGCCCGAATCCGGAGACGTATATGTTATCCCCAGTCTGCATATCGATTAGAAGGCGAAACTCTGCAGTTGTGTAAAGGTGTGTAGCCTCCGCGTTCGTGCGACTCCGCCTTTTGCGGTACATCTAGGGCCAACTTACCTTCACCACGTCAAAGTTCAGGGATCCCAGGCTGTTGGCCAGCGTGTGCATGTCACCGTTGAACTTGACAACGAACGGCTGCACCTGCTCGAGCGTGTTCCAGAGCCTCGTGAAGGCCGCAGGCTCCAGCTCCACGGGGCTCATGAACTTGTGGACCGTCACCGGCAGCTGCAGCGTATGCCTCACGTCCTCGCCCTTAGGCTCAATTGAGAGCTCGATGACGTACTTCGGCAGCTCCGTGACCTCGTTCATCAGCGTGAACGACAGCTTGTGGTTCACCGTCTGACCTGCCTTGATAACGATCTCCCTCAGCTGGTTGTGCTCCTGCCCCTGGAGCTCCGGCGGCGACTTCAGCGTGCACCCGTACAGGTGGAACGGCTGCTTCGACAGGTTCGTGAGCCTGACCAGCACCTTGGAGAGCTGATTTTTGTAGGCCTGTTCCAGGTCCACCCTCAGGAAGTCGGTCGTCAGCAGCTGGCAGGGCGCGTTGCTAAAGAGTCCGCTGCCCCTGGGGCTGCTTGCGTCCTTGGACTCAATGGTGTCCCTTCTCGTCTTGTGACTGTCTCTCGCCGACTCCTTTCCGTTCCTATAGGGGTCCCTGTGGTCCCTCGGGTCAGTGTTCTGCCTGTTGGTCCTGCTGGAGTCTCTCTGGGCCTCCGCCTTCCTCCCGTCTCTCGCCGAGCCTATGTGGCCGTCTCTATCGCTTGCTCTACTCGAGGCTCTGCTGCTCGGCGCCTTTTCCCTCTTCGGCGGCCTGTGTTTTTCCGACAGcaccttcagcagcgcGTTGAACAGCGCGAGGTTGGTGCgtatcagcttcagcattTCGCAGGCCCTCGTCTGCAGGTTCACGTCCGTGGACGAGATCTGCTGTTCCAGTAACTGCTCCACTGGTCTCAAGAGGGCGTTATCCCTCGATGCAAACTTGCCGTACGCAGTTACTATCACGCACTTCGTCTCCGAGGACGCTATCGTGAAGTACTTCTcgaacagcttcagctgctCCGTGAGTCCAAACTCGGTCGACATGTACCCGTAGTCTCCCAACACGTATGCGCAAAttctaaattaattgttTGTGtacttattaatttacttaattcatttatttatatgtattcatgtattcatttattcttttatttGAAGTCAACGCAGTGCTGCCAACTCGTGTCTAGCAAACGCACCTCAATAAACTTTCCGTGATCTGACTATCGTCCTGAAGGTAGAACAGACACTTTTCGACAACAGTCTCCTAAATCAAAGTTTATCAGGGTGGCGACCTACTTTAAACTTTGAGCTTTCTCCGTAGAGCGCCGACAGTAGCAAACTCGATATTGCGTCGATTGATATCAGCGGCGCGTGTATGATTATTTTGAACAGCAGATCTATGTAAAGGTCGTTTTTTGGCAGGTTCTTCTCCAGAGTCTCGCATATCAGCGGCACCATGTACTCCTGGATCGAGAGCTCCGAGTACCGCAGCGTCGATATAAGCTCCGGCACCACGTACTCCCAGTTGTTCGCGTCGCAGAGCCCGCACAGTATCAGGCAGCACTGAAACAAGTGTGATTGCGTGAAACCTACCCTCTTCTTTATCGTCGGATCCGAGTCGTTCAGGAAGTGTATTATGAACTCCGCGTCCGACTTGATGAACTCAAAGGTCTCCCTTATCTTGATCACGTCCTCGATGATCTCCAGCGCCACCAGCCTCACCTGCGACATCACCGAGGTGTACAGGTGCCTGATGCAGTTGCAGATGTACTGCGGCGATATGTTGTCCAGGTACGGGAACCAGTTAACCACAGCCCTTATCGTCTCCCGCAAAATGCCCGTCTTCGTCATGTATATGCTCAGgttcatcagcttcttcgtcCTGTTGTTCTCCTTGTGGCCCAGACGCGTAATAACCAGGTTACTCGTCTTATCCAGGAGTATTTTAAACGAGTTCGACAGCAGCGGCAGGAAATCTGAGTTCGGCGGCGGCGTGATCGACGAGAATATGCTCAGAATCTTTATCGTCAGCCAGGGCGAGGAGATTGTGAAGTAGGTGTGCTCGCAGGGCACTTCGTCCTTCGCGATCTCCCACAGGAAGGACACCAGCCTGTCGATCGACATCTCCCAGTTCTGCGGCTTCAACTTCAGAATCGGCTCCAGCAGGTTGCAGATCGAGAGCAGGCAGTCGATGGTCGTCTCCGACTGCAGGATGTGGTAGACCATGCTGAACCACTCGTTGGGCGTGTACAGCTGCGGGTTGAGCTTGTAGATCCTCAGCAGGCACATGTGCAGCTTCTTCCGCAGGTACACGTTCTCCGACGTGAAGCGCATACTCATCTTGATCACCTCGTTGCTCAGCTTCTCGTTCATCTCCAGCGAGTGGCTGTTTGCTATAAACGTGAGTGCCAGCGAGCACACGTGTTCGCATGGGtcgttcaggtcctccacgGTCGTGTTTATACACAGTCTCATCACCTCCTCGTAGTCTCGGAGGAGAATTTCACAGCCCATGTACCCTGTCGCCTTGTCCGATAGTTTCGTCGACGCCATCAGCTGTACTGACTCCAGATACCCGAGCTCGATGTCGAATCCGAGCATCTGAATGTAAAGTAACTTGAGcaggttcttcttcttgtcgTAGTCCGTCAGCCTGGGACTAGCGAAGCTGACTCTTATCTTTGCGATTTCTTCCTTTATTCGaaactccttttcttcaTCTGTCCTCAAGTTGCGAATGTCAGTAATGAATTTAACAAGGCCACGTATGTATTGTCCCTtcatattatatacaagtacgctaatttaatataatggTTTAACTGTGCACAAACCCAGTGCCTCAATAGGCAATAAacatgtaaattaaatacattataGAAAAGGGGGACCAgtaaacaatttataactaaaatataatggCGGGAATTGCTAGAGCATGGCTGATAATAGTGGTGTCAGGGTAGACTAGAGCAAACCAGAATCCGCAATAAAAGTGcagaatttaaatttcaaaacgtattaaaatttaaaaaacgcgtattttttaaattattgtaatttttaactctACCAGAGCCTAAAACCTGGTCTATTTACTCGTGTATACGATAAGGGgactatattttatctaaaattacaattttgTTGTTTGATCTCAAAcaaagttttaaaattacatgTGCATACGATTTTAACTCAGTGTGTAGGTTAAGTGTTCTCCAGAGTGATCAGAAAGtagaaaaaaataatcacAAAGGTGAGCTACAAAATCGTGTGGAGCGTCAAAATTACCGTCATGATTATGTAAAATCTCTTATTCTTGATATTGTCGTAAATAAACCGCATCAGAAACGACGAGTTAGAGTACTTTGCTGAGTCCCGCAGTAACTTCGTGTCCGCCTTAAGGTTGCTAGACTTAGTCACCAGTGAATCGATTAATTCGCCCCGCTCCATCATGTCGTCTGCAAGAAATCAGCTATATGCaaagtgtgtatgtaaAGTCACATATGTGCGTGTGAAACCTACTTATGTTCTCCCTCAGAGCCTCGGTTGTGTATGTGAGCGAGGACTCGATAGACTTGAACTTTTGGTTGGTGTTATTGTACTCATTCTGCAAATATGTGTTAGGACCCGTACTTACCACCAGTTTCGATATTAATTTGGTCAATACCTGGCCCCTGGTGGCAGTATTGTTCAACACTTGACTGTTGATCCTGGAATCCAACTCGTTCTAAAAAATGAGGTTACGGGGCAGGGATACCAGAAAATTTCTTGGAAGATCGCCAGTCTGTTCCGATGAAGTCACACATGACGTGATCAGGCCGTTCTTAACGTTCTAAAGGCCGTAAGTGAGTGAAGTTGCGCCTACGTGGTAGAAGTGATGTCCGAGAATGACATTGAGCCCGTAAGAGTCAGTTTTAGGGATCCTAGTCAGGTTGTTTCTAAAAAAGGGTCTGTCAACGCGCTGAATACCTGGCAATGAGGTCCAAATTTACGAACTTGTCCGAACTGTACGCTTGCGGAGGTGTATAGTCTGCGATAACTGAGCCGTGCTGAGCAACGAATGAGTAGAGAATTGCGGCCATGGTGGGACAGATTTTAAATCCAAATTGACATTATAGCTCTTAAATCACTGAACTCAGCGCAATGTGCGCCCAATATATGTGTTGTATTTGCACATGAACATCGGCGTTTCCAAACTCAAACCGCTGCAACTTTTATCAAAATCGCCTGAGTGTTTAATAAAAGTGTCCTTAAAACGCCATTCTTgtcttaattttaaaagctTCCTCcaattcctttttattcacTTTGTCTGCACACCATCGCTTTCGACATCCACACGCCATACCTGCGTACATGTGTAtctgtgtataaatttaatactaCATTAGCGCCTTTACCAAGTCTTCCAGCTCCCTGTTGTTCTTAACCTCCAACAGCTGCTCAACTCCCGCCGCCTCCTCTTTGCCACTGCTGACGCCACTGGCTCCAGTGCTACGATCGCCAGTGCTGTTAGCACTACTGTTACCACCAGCATCGCTTGCGCTACCGTGTGACTCGGGCGAGGCGCCGTTGGAACAGACGTTGCGCTCGCTGCACCTCAGTCTCAGCTGCAAATCATTTGGGTGCCTATTTAACTGCGTCGTGAACACTGCCAGCTCCTTTATGTTCTGAATCAGCGTCCTCTTTCCGACGATGTACAGGCCCAGCTTCGAGCGACTCGTTGCGACCACGAACCTTCTCGGGTCCCTCAGGTATCCCACGTTCTTCGTCCTCACCAGGGAGACTATCACGTAGTCTGCCTGCCTGCCCTGGAACTTGTCGATGGTCGAGACCAGGGGCGCCTCTATTCTGTTGTTCCAGCTGCACCTCTTCTTCACCACGTCCTCGATTAGGCACTTCTGTCCGTTGTACGCCGTCAGTATGACGATGTCTCTCAGTCCCAGCAGCCTCATGAGCATGTACAGCGACACGCAGTACTGCGCCTCCTCCAAGTTCTGGTAGAAGTGCCTTATGGGACTACTTTCTTCGCCGTTGACGTTTATGAACTGCACTACGCAATTCAGACTCACTGTGAGCGTTCCACTGTCCAGCCTTCTCCTCAAATCGTGTATCAACTCTTGCGTCAACTTAGTAACTCGTGGAACTGCTCCTGCTACTCCTAATCCTGGTTTTTCCGTTCCTGTTCTTGTTTCTGGAGCTCGTTTTGCTGTTGTTTCTGCTACTACTCGTGCTGCTGTTCCTGTCCTTACTCCTGCTACTAATCCTGGTTTTGCTGTTCCTACTCCTTTTACTGCTCCTCTCCCAGCTTTAACTTTTGCTGCATCGCCTCCTTCCTTATCACTAGCGACTTCATCTCCGCTTACTTCTTCCTCTCCCAGAGTGTATATCCTGTTTGGGTAGAAGTTCTTGTACACGTCCAGTATCTCTCCCTTCGACCTCGCCTGCACGTTAAGCTGCACGTACGGGTAGTTGAGTCTGATAAGCCTCAGGAACAGACTCTGGTTAAGGTTCGAGTACTTTTGCAGCGCTCCGTTCTGTATAATCGGCGACAGCTGCAGGTGGTCTCCGCACAGCACCAGCCTCTTGATGTTGCTGCATATTGGTATGAAACTCTCTATTTCCAAGATCTGCGCTGCTTCTTCGAAGACCAGACTCTTGTAGTTCAGCGTCGCCAGTTCCTCCTTCGCTATTGACGCGTGCGTGCACGTCATTGCCACGATTCTACTGTAGTTTTCCACCAGGTACTTCATTCTGTCTCTGTTGTTCCTCAGAATTTCAAACGGCAGCAGCTCATTCAGCGCTTCATACAACTTATCCAGGAACCTTTTGTACACTTTCTTTTTTGCCAACAGCTTCTTATGATCGTGTTGCTGGTTGTGTTGGTCTTCTAGTTGATGTTCCTGTTGGTATTCTAGTTGATGTTTGTGTTTCGATAGCTGCTCGTTATTACCAACATGAGCATCACCATCTAAATCAACGTCAATATTACCATCATTACTACCATCAACATCCTTACCACAATCATTAGCAATATTACCATCATTACTACCATCAACATCCTTACCACAATCATTAGCAAAATCGCCATCAACATTACCATCAACATTACCGTCATCTGCATCACCACCTGCTACTCCCAGGGCGCCATTCAAATCAACCTTGTTGCTATAAAGCTGTATTTGCTCATATAGCCTTCTCACGTCCTTCAACGTGTATGTAAAAGTCAACTCCAGCCTGAAAAACCTATCCAATCCCTCCAAGAGCGCCACTTCCTTCTCCGATAACTCAACGTCGTCGCCTCCTTCCGTTCCCATGTTGCTGAAGGCTGTGTTGAGGAAATGGTATTGCAGGAATGTCAGCGAGTACTGTATGCTACTCTCGTAGTCTCCCTTTATGTTCAACTGTTCCTTCAGCGCCTTCACCACCTCCAGAAGGTCCAGCCTTCGCTGCAGTATGTAATTCACTCTTCCAAACTTCGTGAAGTGTCCCATTTGATCCACTTCCAGGTCCGAGTGTCCCAGGCGCACCATGTAATGCTCATCGATGAGCTCATtgttcaccagcttcgtgAATATATCGTCGAGTGCGAAGTTGCTGTGCGTGCATATTACTATCTTTTCGTGCTCGAAGTTGTTGAAGAGTATCGATATGATTTGCGACACCACGTCCGTCTTGCCCGTTCCCGGCGGTCCCATGATCACCGTCAGCCCTTCCAACGTCCCATTCACAATACTTTCAACCTGCTTATTCACAAACTTTATCTCGGCCTTGTTGTCACTCGCATCAACATCCATGCTGCTGTGCTTGCTAAACTTAACCTCATATGGACTACTGAAATTACTTATCAGAAACTTCGGCAACTGGTTATCGTTAACGTAGTAGTTGTTACTCAACTTACTCAACCCTTCCAGGTACCTTTCCTCGACGTACAACTCAAACTTCACTCCATCTATAACTACATACTCCACTGATAGTCTTTCATCGCCATAACCATGTTCACCACTGTAATCATCGCCATCACCATCAGGAACTTCATCATCCGAGTCAGCATAGTTATTATACGTATTGTACGGGTGCGATACTATGTGATTCTGTATAAACGTGCGCACCTGTTcatttttcatcaaattcTTCTTCACCCTCCTCTTCAACTCccttttattaaaatcttTATTCCAATCTCTTTTATGGCCATATACGTACTCGTTCAGTTCATTGTCTATTGTATCAATGTACAACCTGTTCTCCTTCAATTCCAACTTTTCATCTGTGTTACTATAGGTGGCCGTGTTACTGGTACTCTTATTGTTGCTATTGTTATAGTAGCAGTGATAGCTGGCATCACCACCATCGTCTCCATTATTACTCGCACTCGCGGCCTCTAAACTACTTAACACTGGCACCAACTTTATTGATATGAATTGCGTGGTGCTCAGCAGGTGCTCCTTGCTCTTGAACGTGTTCAGGTAGTTGACTCCCACTCTGTCGAGGCTGcgcttcctcctcttcgcaCTGACTCCCTCGTCAGCGACGCCGACTTCAGCCTCCCTGCCTCGCGCAACGCTGCGCTTATCACTCGTTAGGTTGTGGATGTACCCTAGCAGC
The sequence above is a segment of the Theileria orientalis strain Shintoku DNA, chromosome 3, complete genome genome. Coding sequences within it:
- a CDS encoding alpha adaptin, producing the protein MKGQYIRGLVKFITDIRNLRTDEEKEFRIKEEIAKIRVSFASPRLTDYDKKKNLLKLLYIQMLGFDIELGYLESVQLMASTKLSDKATGYMGCEILLRDYEEVMRLCINTTVEDLNDPCEHVCSLALTFIANSHSLEMNEKLSNEVIKMSMRFTSENVYLRKKLHMCLLRIYKLNPQLYTPNEWFSMVYHILQSETTIDCLLSICNLLEPILKLKPQNWEMSIDRLVSFLWEIAKDEVPCEHTYFTISSPWLTIKILSIFSSITPPPNSDFLPLLSNSFKILLDKTSNLVITRLGHKENNRTKKLMNLSIYMTKTGILRETIRAVVNWFPYLDNISPQYICNCIRHLYTSVMSQVRLVALEIIEDVIKIRETFEFIKSDAEFIIHFLNDSDPTIKKRCCLILCGLCDANNWEYVVPELISTLRYSELSIQEYMVPLICETLEKNLPKNDLYIDLLFKIIIHAPLISIDAISSLLLSALYGESSKFKETVVEKCLFYLQDDSQITESLLRICAYVLGDYGYMSTEFGLTEQLKLFEKYFTIASSETKCVIVTAYGKFASRDNALLRPVEQLLEQQISSTDVNLQTRACEMLKLIRTNLALFNALLKVLSEKHRPPKREKAPSSRASSRASDRDGHIGSARDGRKAEAQRDSSRTNRQNTDPRDHRDPYRNGKESARDSHKTRRDTIESKDASSPRGSGLFSNAPCQLLTTDFLRVDLEQAYKNQLSKVLVRLTNLSKQPFHLYGCTLKSPPELQGQEHNQLREIVIKAGQTVNHKLSFTLMNEVTELPKYVIELSIEPKGEDVRHTLQLPVTVHKFMSPVELEPAAFTRLWNTLEQVQPFVVKFNGDMHTLANSLGSLNFDVVKTGDNIYVSGFGLKSKESTEFYCLGMFTLDRRGGLVVSYRATSSVLAQCIINYTKVLLRQF
- a CDS encoding synaptobrevin, with the protein product MAAILYSFVAQHGSVIADYTPPQAYSSDKFVNLDLIARNNLTRIPKTDSYGLNVILGHHFYHNVKNGLITSCVTSSEQTGDLPRNFLVSLPRNLIF